The nucleotide sequence CATATAGGCTTTAATATCTCCTTCTTCACGAGCCTTCTTTTGAAACTCCGCAAACGGATCTGCCAGGCCTACGCCATATTTGGCCGCCAGTTTTCTGATCTGCTCCGCATGCTGCTCCAGCTGATTGCCCGGCGCCAGGATATCGTGCCGCTGGTCGGGCGACGGCGTAACGAGGATCACCTTTAAGTTTGCTTCCAAGGCTTCCCCGATCATCTTTTCCCAGGCCACTCCGGACCTTTCCAGACCAATACCCAGATCGTTCAGCGCGTAATCGATAAACAGCACATCGGGTTTGTGAGACAGCACATCAGTGGTGACCCGCGGCTGCCCTTTTTCGGAATACTCCCCGCCAATGGCCGTCACGATGACATTCACCACGGCATGCGGATACATTTGTTTTACTTTACCAAGTACAATATTAGGGTAAGAATCAAGGGTGTGCACCTCAGAATTGTGCCAATAACCTGCCGGCACAGAATGCCCGTGAAAGACCAGGTTGATCGTCCTGTTATTGGGCCAGCGGGTGGTCAATTCCTTTTTAAGGTCTGAAAGATAAGTAGCAGTATCTGCCACATTCAGGTTCTGTGCCACGGAACATGTGGACATCAGGAAAATCGAAAACGCAAAAATTATAACTCTCATTTTAAAATTATTTACCAGGATACCAACAGCTCGCCGGTCACTCCTTCCGCTACATAACTGTTACCAAACTCTTTTTCTCCTTTTTTAGAAGATATCTTTCCTGTTTTCCAGGGATATCCGCTATTCAGGTAGAAATTGATCTCATCTTCTGAAATTCCTTCGTCGGGATATATCCTTACAGTCGCATTTTCAAGTCCCGAAACCTGCAACCTCCGGGTAATTCCCAGTTCGCCGGAATGCATTTCTTTGCAGGAAACTATGCCGTTTTGCTGTTCCACAAATACACGGCACTCGCGATTCCAGGCCGTAGGAAAAGAATAGGTCGCAAAACCATCTTCCAATTCCGTGTCGTAGCCCAACAACACTGGCGCTCCCTGACCAAATTTAAACCGGTGATCCACCGTAGTGTTCGGCACGTATCCGGCAAAGAAAAACCCATTGTTGCTGCGCGAAATGCTCAGCACCGGACTTTTTACCGCAGGATCGCGTTTGTCCACGGCATATTCCAACCCGCACTCTTTGAGCGCATAGCGCAAATAAGAAGGCCCGGTGAAATATTTTGCGGGATCGTCGGGCTCCAGCAACCGCTCCCCTTCAAAATGGCTGGAATTTGTGCCGCGCAAATAAATGACCTTCCCGTCTTTCCAACCGGGATGCTGCCTCACCCAGAGCGCATCGCGCGAATGATTTCCCTGCGACATTTTTACCAAAACACGCGTGTAAGGATCCTTCCGGTCTTTTACCTGGCTTCTCAAACCGCCGCCTGAAAACAAGGCGTCGTGCCGGATCGTTTTCGGATATTTCTTTTTCAAAATATCGTTTTCATAATTCCCTGTAATGCTAAACTCTCCCTCCAGCGGGTCATCATTCCTGAGATTAACTAGCGAAAGAAACTCCTCGCCTGCACGATCCGACGGCCCATAGATGATCACTTTTCCACCACTTTTCACAAATTCCATCAATTGTTTTTCATACTCCGATCCGGCATCGGGAACAATGGTCATCAGCACCGATTCGTCGAATAGATCCGGCTGATTTTGTAAAGCAGACTTAAAATTTCCGGTGGAGATCACTGTATTCAGTGGCAACCCATTGTTGATGGCCTGGCGGATAAACCAATCGCCATAGTAAATTTCTGACAGGCGATCTGGCTGCATACGTGCCCACTGATGGTATTCTTCAAAGGGATATACCCAGACCAGGGGACCCGGAGCCGTGGGGGCATCGTACCTGGCTTTCAGGATATGCGGTATTACCTCGTCCGGAACCTGGGTGGGCATATTCCCATAAGAATCATCTATCGTTAAAAAGTTCAAATGTGTGGGTAGCGCCACTTCTCCCTTCCCGTTGATGCGGGCCACCGACATGGGCAGGTAAATATCGTGAGGCTCACGGCCATAGCGATCAAGCCATGGGCTGTTGAGCCACCAGGGATCGTGTGTATAGTACCGGAAAATATAACGGTCATCGGGCAGCTCTGCCATTCGCGACAGGTATCCGACCAGCTCCAGTCCGAAATCGCCGTCGAGCGCCGCCCAGGGAGAATTGGGCGGCGGCAGTATGTTGAAATCACCTTCATAAATGGCCTTTAGGTCAACGCCGTCCTTGGCCAGGTCGACCCCTGTGGAGAGGTTTGTGCCGCGGGTTTCAATCCTGAAACCAGGACATTCCTTGCGAAACAGGCTCCAGAAGTCGATGATCTTTTTGCGGGTATCTTCCAGCTTATCCGCATTGAAACCAGTACCGGTGAAAATAGTTCCTGTAGACGCCCAGGGCTCCATGCCAAACCCGAATCCATTGCTGAACCAGATATAATCAAAATCCAGGTCTGACAGGAAATGCTGGCTCTGGCGGCCAAAGAAAGTGCCAAAAGGCGTACCCCCGGGGATACCGTTCGGAAACCCAGCGTATGCAGCGTCATCGGCATTCAGCGTAGCATAGCTAAACACAAATGATTTGTGCCCCATAGCACTGCCTTCCAGTATTTCCGGATGCTTTTCATACTTGAAAGGCGATTTGGCAAATTCAGGCCCGGGATCGAAAGTAGCCCCGATCCTCACTGGCTTTCCGGTAATCGCCTCTCCTGTTTCTTTCAGTGTATTGACAATAAGTTTAAGATCTTTGTAGGTAAAATCCGGCGGATTCTCCATGTACAAATAGGCCCGCTCGTGAAGCGACAGCTCTTTAGGACCGGAGCCCACTTCATGTTCTGTGTTTGGATTTCCGATATATTTGGACCATTCCAGCGGCTGGTTGAGATCTCCCGAATAATCGAGTATTTCCGAGCCATCTGCCGTCCAGAGCATCACCGAAACGGTATCGGCGTGCCTGAGCAAAGAATGCCACTGGGTAAACATTTCCGACGCTACTTTTTTAAAGTAGGCTTCATCGTTTTGCTTGAAAGGCTTCAAAGAGGCTTCCAGTGTAATGTTGTGGAACGGTTTTCCTTTTAATGATGTTTCCACCAACGGACGAGGATCCTGCCCGGGTGTTTTATTAGAAATGCCGCTGCATCCCTCCAGTACCAGCAGCAGCGAAATCAACACTAAAATTTTACTTTTAAACATATGTAATCTTAAATTTATCTGCTCTCTAAAAATCTTCCTCATCGGGATTTGATCCCGGTGAGGAACATATCATTAACTGATTAATATCCGGGGTTCTGTTTCATTTCAGGATTGATCTCAATTTCCCTTTGCGGGATTGGCATTATCAACTCGTGATCTTTTACTGAGAAATTTACACCTTTATTTTTAAAGTAGTCGTCGATCTCTTCCTGCGCGCGCGCTGTCCGCACCAGGTCAAACCAGCGGTGGGCCTCAAAAGCCAGCTCCACCCTTCGTTCGTGTGCTATCGCTTCCCGCATGTCTTCCTGGCTAAGCCCAAGGTGCGGTGATAAATCAACCCTGTCCCTCACCGCATTTATATATTCTTCGGCATCTTCCGGCTTGCCCTGCTCATTGAGCGCTTCGGCGTACATCAGCAAAACATCGGCATACCTCAAAACCGTAAAATTGATAGAACCATCCCGGGGATTTTCCAAGTTCAGGTCCACAAATTTCAACCCGTGACGAGCGTAAAATTTCTCTTCTGAAGCCGGGGCGATCGTATCGCCTACGGATGCTCTTTTTCTCTCTCCTTCTTCATAGGCATTCATCAGATCGAGTGTCGGATTGATCCTGCCGGAGCCCTGCTGGTTGTTGGCCAACAAGCCTACCGTGGCCGGTGTAAACAACACTGAATATTGATTGCCCAGGTTATCTCCGGATATAAATTTCAGTTCAAAAATTGATTCAGAAAGATTTTCGTTGCCCGCGGAAAACAGGCTTTTGTAATCGTCTACCAGAGAATAATCCTTGGAATCGATCACTTCCTTAAGCTTTGGTGCGGCCAGATCGTACTTCTTTTGGGTAAGATAAACTTTTCCCAGGAGCGTTTTCACCGTACCGACCGAGACGTATCCTTTGTCGGGATTCATGGCTTCCGGCAACAACGATTCCGCATCCTTCAAGTCGATTTCGATCATCGTGTAGACCTCCTCCTTGGATTTCAGCGAAAGATCAGAGGCATAAATTTCTTCCGGACTACGAAATTCCACGTCGGCAACGGGAGCTTTCCCAAAAGTCTGCACGAGGAAGAAATAGCAGAAAGCCCTGATGAACCTCGCCTCGCCCATTATCCGGTCGTTTACTTCCTGATCAATGTTAGCCGTATTCAGCCGGTTGATGATCACATTGCACCGGGCAACTGTATAAAGCGCCTTGTTCCACGCATTTTCAATGATCGGGTTTTCGGAAGTGATGATCATTTCGTCAAATTCCACTTCGGCTGCAGACGATGAAGAAATGGAAATCTCCGCATTGTCTGACGTCAGCTCACCGATATAAAACATCTCGGACGTATACAGGCCTTTGAAAGAGGCGTATATTCCCAACATCGAGGTTTCAAAATCATTTTCCGTAAGGTAATAATTCTTGTCATTGATCTGGTTTTCCGGCTCCAGCTCCAGGAAATCTGCGCAGGAAGTGAAGGCAAGCAAGAGGAGCAGTATGAATATGTAATTCTTCATGATCTTAATATTTTGTGGTTAAAATGACACCCTCAGTCCTAAAGTGAATATCCTCGGTATGGGATAGGAGAAATAATCTATACCGCTGGCTGCAATGTTGTCGCCGGTAGAGCTGGCCTCCGGGTCATAGCCGGGATAGTCTGTGAAGGTATAGACATTGGAGATATCTCCGTACACAGACAGTCCGGAGAGGTTAATTT is from Echinicola marina and encodes:
- a CDS encoding SGNH/GDSL hydrolase family protein, with the translated sequence MRVIIFAFSIFLMSTCSVAQNLNVADTATYLSDLKKELTTRWPNNRTINLVFHGHSVPAGYWHNSEVHTLDSYPNIVLGKVKQMYPHAVVNVIVTAIGGEYSEKGQPRVTTDVLSHKPDVLFIDYALNDLGIGLERSGVAWEKMIGEALEANLKVILVTPSPDQRHDILAPGNQLEQHAEQIRKLAAKYGVGLADPFAEFQKKAREEGDIKAYMSHVNHPNRRGHELIAGEIVKWF
- a CDS encoding RagB/SusD family nutrient uptake outer membrane protein, whose amino-acid sequence is MKNYIFILLLLLAFTSCADFLELEPENQINDKNYYLTENDFETSMLGIYASFKGLYTSEMFYIGELTSDNAEISISSSSAAEVEFDEMIITSENPIIENAWNKALYTVARCNVIINRLNTANIDQEVNDRIMGEARFIRAFCYFFLVQTFGKAPVADVEFRSPEEIYASDLSLKSKEEVYTMIEIDLKDAESLLPEAMNPDKGYVSVGTVKTLLGKVYLTQKKYDLAAPKLKEVIDSKDYSLVDDYKSLFSAGNENLSESIFELKFISGDNLGNQYSVLFTPATVGLLANNQQGSGRINPTLDLMNAYEEGERKRASVGDTIAPASEEKFYARHGLKFVDLNLENPRDGSINFTVLRYADVLLMYAEALNEQGKPEDAEEYINAVRDRVDLSPHLGLSQEDMREAIAHERRVELAFEAHRWFDLVRTARAQEEIDDYFKNKGVNFSVKDHELIMPIPQREIEINPEMKQNPGY